In one window of Desulforhabdus amnigena DNA:
- the dctP gene encoding TRAP transporter substrate-binding protein DctP, producing MKNNRESFLSESRSPIAKYVFWGICFCFAYCLMTPHHALGAGTPEFEIKLATLAPDNSSLMQIFKEMNDELLQKTGGKVGFKMFSGFVLGDEEDVLRKLRVGLVHAAVFTATALTDMDPTLRAMQVPFLFHNYGEVDYVMGKMEPDFRKNFLQCGYEILGWPELGFLYFMSTSPIAGLEDLKGKKVWAKANMPMSQALIDRADVSTVAIGIPDVLVALQTHLLDVVYNSPYYALVTQWNTQIKYFTDLPLSYIGGALLIDKKVMAKIPEPLRQTMREVCAKHLKRLNEKTRQDNDEAIQVILKRGVQKVTPNAAQVKGFIDLRDKAMASLDPKFLPPDAVARVKSALAEYRAEHP from the coding sequence TTGAAGAACAACCGTGAATCGTTTCTGTCCGAATCGAGATCTCCCATCGCGAAATACGTGTTTTGGGGGATATGTTTTTGCTTCGCCTATTGTCTCATGACGCCCCACCATGCCTTGGGAGCAGGAACGCCGGAGTTCGAAATCAAGCTCGCCACACTGGCTCCCGACAACAGTTCGCTCATGCAAATTTTCAAGGAAATGAACGACGAATTGCTTCAGAAAACGGGAGGCAAGGTCGGTTTCAAGATGTTTTCGGGGTTTGTCCTCGGCGACGAGGAGGATGTGTTGAGGAAGCTGCGCGTTGGACTTGTCCATGCCGCAGTCTTTACGGCCACGGCTCTTACCGACATGGATCCGACTCTGCGTGCGATGCAGGTCCCTTTCCTCTTCCACAATTATGGGGAAGTCGATTACGTTATGGGAAAAATGGAACCGGATTTCAGGAAGAACTTCCTGCAATGCGGCTATGAAATCCTGGGCTGGCCTGAACTGGGTTTTCTCTATTTCATGTCCACTTCCCCCATTGCCGGCCTGGAGGATTTGAAAGGCAAGAAGGTCTGGGCCAAGGCGAATATGCCCATGTCCCAGGCGTTGATCGACAGAGCCGATGTTTCGACGGTGGCCATAGGCATCCCGGACGTGCTGGTCGCTCTACAGACGCACCTCCTGGATGTGGTCTATAATTCGCCTTATTATGCGCTGGTGACTCAGTGGAATACCCAGATCAAGTACTTCACGGATCTTCCTCTTTCCTATATTGGTGGAGCCCTCCTCATCGATAAGAAAGTGATGGCGAAGATCCCCGAGCCTCTCCGCCAGACGATGCGGGAAGTATGTGCAAAACATTTGAAGCGGCTCAATGAGAAGACCCGCCAGGATAATGATGAGGCCATCCAGGTCATCCTCAAGCGAGGCGTTCAGAAGGTGACTCCCAATGCGGCCCAGGTAAAAGGGTTTATCGATCTGCGTGACAAAGCCATGGCCAGTCTCGATCCAAAGTTTCTGCCGCCTGATGCGGTCGCAAGGGTCAAAAGCGCCCTTGCCGAATACAGGGCCGAGCATCCCTAG
- a CDS encoding sensor histidine kinase, translating to MQDTEKTREELLEEIADLRRKCALLQECAAEGKRAKDALQDQLHFLQTLIDTIPNPIFYKDTRGFYLGCNKAFEERLGMTREEIVGKSANDLFPEDLAARYDEMDVALLRRPGIQIYESSIVYPNGVKHDIILNKGTFTNAEGDLSGLVGVTVDITERKKAEEALQRAHDELEMRVARRTEELAKANEELKTEIRERKKAEEALQKSAEKLKFFAYSVAHDLKSPTIGIYGLTNLLHKKYGDLLDEKGKHLCEQILKASELVVALVEKINIYAAAKETLLNIEAVSTKEIFQMLKDEFSAQLSLRCIEWAEPEQLPEIKADRLSIFRVFRNFVDNALKYGGEGLTRIEIAYEETGEHHIFSVSDDGVGVKTEDSESIFELFQRNDTSRGTPGTGLGLAIVKEIAERHQGRVWVEPRKGRGSTFYISISKLL from the coding sequence ATGCAAGATACAGAAAAAACCAGGGAAGAGCTTTTGGAAGAAATCGCCGACCTGCGCCGTAAATGCGCATTGCTGCAAGAGTGCGCGGCGGAAGGGAAACGGGCGAAGGACGCATTGCAGGATCAACTGCATTTCCTGCAGACACTGATCGATACCATCCCGAACCCCATCTTTTATAAGGACACCCGGGGATTCTACCTCGGCTGCAACAAGGCCTTCGAGGAGCGTCTCGGGATGACGCGGGAAGAAATTGTCGGTAAATCCGCAAATGACCTGTTCCCGGAAGACCTGGCCGCCAGATATGACGAAATGGATGTGGCTCTTTTGCGCCGGCCGGGCATACAGATCTATGAAAGCAGCATCGTTTATCCCAATGGCGTCAAGCACGATATCATACTCAACAAGGGGACGTTCACCAATGCAGAGGGGGATCTCTCGGGGCTTGTAGGCGTTACCGTGGACATCACCGAGCGAAAAAAAGCCGAAGAGGCACTTCAAAGAGCCCACGATGAACTGGAAATGCGGGTGGCGCGAAGAACGGAGGAACTTGCAAAGGCCAACGAGGAGCTCAAAACCGAGATCAGGGAACGTAAAAAGGCCGAGGAAGCCCTGCAGAAGAGTGCGGAAAAGCTAAAATTCTTCGCCTATTCCGTCGCTCACGACCTCAAGAGCCCAACCATCGGCATCTATGGCCTCACCAACCTTCTCCACAAGAAATACGGGGACCTTCTCGATGAAAAGGGGAAACATCTCTGCGAACAAATTCTGAAAGCTTCAGAACTCGTCGTGGCCCTTGTTGAAAAAATCAACATCTATGCCGCGGCCAAAGAGACCCTCTTGAATATCGAGGCAGTCAGCACCAAGGAGATCTTCCAAATGCTGAAGGATGAATTTTCCGCGCAGTTGAGCCTCCGTTGCATCGAATGGGCTGAACCCGAACAACTGCCCGAAATCAAGGCCGACCGGCTTTCCATATTCAGAGTCTTTAGAAATTTTGTAGACAATGCATTGAAGTATGGAGGAGAGGGTCTCACCCGCATCGAGATCGCTTATGAAGAAACTGGAGAGCATCACATTTTTTCCGTGAGCGACGATGGAGTGGGGGTCAAAACCGAAGATTCCGAGTCGATCTTTGAGCTCTTTCAGCGCAACGATACGTCAAGAGGGACTCCGGGAACGGGGCTCGGGCTGGCAATCGTCAAGGAAATCGCGGAACGCCACCAGGGAAGGGTGTGGGTGGAACCGAGGAAGGGCAGGGGGAGCACTTTTTACATTTCCATTTCCAAACTCCTGTGA
- a CDS encoding cob(I)yrinic acid a,c-diamide adenosyltransferase, producing the protein MDIKKLERLHPELKITYMKPEKRVGLTVVLTGYGKGKSSSALGMVLRACGHGMKVSIIQFMKGDIYTGEWDGIRKLDCDVELIPSGMGFCGIQGNPYSHPVHREAAQRAIKMAKEKIESGKYDLVVLDEINNALQLKLVDLEQVLELIRGKPHLMHLILTGRDAHPEIIDLADTVSEVKEIKHAYRKDIEPQPGIDY; encoded by the coding sequence ATGGATATCAAAAAATTGGAACGTTTACACCCGGAGCTGAAAATCACTTATATGAAACCCGAAAAGAGAGTCGGGTTGACTGTGGTGTTGACGGGATACGGCAAGGGAAAGAGTTCTTCCGCTCTGGGCATGGTGCTGCGTGCCTGTGGACACGGCATGAAGGTTTCCATCATTCAGTTCATGAAGGGCGATATTTATACGGGGGAATGGGATGGAATCCGCAAGCTGGATTGCGATGTGGAATTGATCCCCTCAGGGATGGGTTTTTGCGGCATTCAAGGGAATCCCTATTCCCATCCCGTACACCGTGAAGCGGCTCAGAGGGCGATAAAGATGGCCAAGGAAAAAATCGAATCGGGAAAGTACGATCTGGTGGTTCTGGATGAAATCAACAATGCCCTGCAACTGAAACTGGTGGACCTGGAACAGGTTCTGGAACTGATTCGCGGCAAGCCGCATCTCATGCACCTCATTCTGACCGGCCGGGACGCCCATCCCGAAATCATTGATCTGGCGGATACCGTCAGTGAAGTAAAGGAGATCAAGCATGCGTACCGCAAAGACATAGAACCGCAGCCGGGCATCGACTACTGA
- a CDS encoding trans-sulfuration enzyme family protein, whose product MKKRESHPHSMHKATKAIHMGILEDSIYGEVSVPIFQSSTFAFPSAEEGAARFAGEQPGYIYTRLKNPTVHALEENVASLENGFGGMATATGMAAISTVFMALLDRNTHVLSTDSVYGATRVLLESEMPRFGVKSTFVDTSDPEKIKKALQPETRMVYVETPTNPTMILTDLGAAAKIAHDHGALLVVDNTFASPYLQRPLEYGADIVVHSLTKFINGHSDVVGGMIITKKDDTFKKIRRVLNLFGGTMDPHQAWLILRGVRTLPLRVERAQQNAMQIAQFLSRHPKVAWVRYPGLPNHPQHPLAKKQMDGFGSMICFGVKNGLQGGVTLMNNVRLITLAVSLGGVESLIEHPASMTHTSIPREEREEAGILDELVRLSVGCEDFEDLREDLEQALDKIP is encoded by the coding sequence ATGAAGAAAAGAGAGAGTCACCCTCACTCCATGCACAAAGCCACCAAAGCGATTCACATGGGAATTCTGGAGGATTCAATATACGGGGAGGTTTCCGTTCCCATTTTTCAGAGCTCCACCTTCGCTTTTCCCAGTGCGGAAGAAGGCGCGGCGCGCTTTGCGGGAGAGCAACCGGGATATATTTACACCCGGTTGAAAAACCCCACGGTTCACGCTCTGGAGGAGAACGTGGCATCCCTTGAAAATGGCTTTGGGGGAATGGCCACGGCCACGGGAATGGCCGCCATCAGCACCGTATTCATGGCCCTTCTCGACCGGAACACCCATGTGCTCTCAACGGACTCGGTCTACGGCGCGACACGCGTCCTGTTGGAATCGGAAATGCCCCGGTTCGGAGTGAAATCCACCTTTGTAGATACTTCCGACCCCGAAAAGATCAAAAAGGCCCTGCAGCCTGAGACCCGCATGGTTTACGTAGAAACCCCCACCAATCCCACCATGATCCTCACAGACCTGGGAGCTGCGGCAAAGATCGCTCACGATCACGGGGCCCTTCTCGTGGTGGACAACACTTTTGCAAGCCCCTACCTGCAGCGCCCCCTGGAATATGGCGCGGATATTGTTGTTCACAGCCTTACGAAATTCATCAACGGCCACAGCGACGTGGTCGGAGGAATGATCATTACGAAAAAGGATGATACCTTCAAGAAAATCCGGAGAGTACTCAATCTTTTCGGAGGTACCATGGACCCTCATCAGGCATGGCTCATACTGAGAGGCGTCCGCACCCTGCCGCTTCGGGTGGAAAGGGCCCAGCAAAACGCCATGCAGATTGCCCAGTTTCTCAGCCGCCACCCCAAGGTGGCCTGGGTGAGGTACCCGGGCCTTCCCAACCATCCCCAACACCCCCTGGCAAAAAAACAGATGGACGGATTCGGTTCCATGATCTGCTTCGGCGTCAAAAACGGACTTCAGGGCGGAGTGACCCTCATGAACAACGTTCGGCTCATCACGCTCGCCGTCTCCCTGGGAGGAGTGGAATCCCTCATCGAGCATCCCGCATCCATGACGCACACATCCATTCCCCGCGAGGAACGAGAGGAGGCCGGAATATTGGATGAACTGGTCAGGCTCTCCGTAGGCTGCGAAGATTTCGAAGACCTCAGGGAAGACCTGGAGCAGGCCCTGGATAAAATTCCATAA
- a CDS encoding integron integrase, which produces MNEKPKEPKLLDRLRNKIRLKNYSIRTEKAYVNWNKRYILFHKKRHPREMGAREVEEFLTHLAVEKNVSASTQNQALSAILFLYKEVLGIELPWLENVQRAKRPERIPVVFTKTEVTALLARLDGIHWLMGNILYGAGLRLMECVRLRVKDIDFEYGQIAVREGKGQKDRITMLPNSIRTELQRHLDRVRLIHESDLIDGFGEVYLPYALERKYPGAGKEWGWQYVFPAGSRSLDPRSGKIRRHHLDEKLLQRAVKKAIQAAGIHKQGSCHTLRHSFATHLLEAGYDIRTVQELLGHKDVSTTMIYTHVLNRGGKGVISPADILAPRQR; this is translated from the coding sequence ATGAACGAAAAGCCAAAGGAACCAAAGCTTCTTGACCGATTGCGCAATAAAATCCGGCTCAAGAATTACAGCATCCGCACTGAAAAGGCCTATGTGAATTGGAATAAACGTTACATTCTTTTCCATAAGAAAAGACACCCCCGTGAAATGGGGGCGAGGGAGGTGGAGGAGTTTCTCACGCACCTGGCTGTTGAGAAGAATGTTTCTGCCAGCACACAAAACCAGGCGCTCAGTGCAATCCTGTTCCTTTATAAAGAAGTGCTCGGCATTGAGCTTCCATGGCTGGAAAACGTCCAGCGGGCCAAGAGACCGGAGAGAATTCCTGTCGTCTTTACAAAAACCGAAGTCACTGCTCTGCTTGCCCGACTTGATGGTATCCATTGGCTCATGGGCAATATTCTTTACGGAGCAGGATTGCGACTCATGGAATGCGTGCGACTCCGCGTCAAGGATATTGACTTCGAATACGGCCAAATCGCTGTTCGTGAGGGAAAGGGTCAGAAGGACAGAATCACCATGCTCCCAAACAGCATAAGGACCGAGCTGCAGCGGCATCTCGACAGAGTCCGACTTATTCACGAAAGCGATCTAATAGATGGATTCGGAGAGGTGTATCTCCCTTATGCACTGGAGAGAAAATATCCCGGCGCGGGGAAAGAGTGGGGCTGGCAGTATGTGTTTCCAGCCGGGAGCAGGTCGTTGGATCCGCGGAGCGGTAAAATCAGAAGGCACCACCTGGACGAGAAATTGCTCCAAAGGGCGGTCAAAAAAGCCATCCAAGCTGCGGGGATACACAAACAGGGAAGCTGTCACACCCTAAGGCACAGCTTTGCCACGCATCTTCTTGAAGCAGGCTATGACATCCGCACTGTTCAGGAACTCCTGGGGCACAAAGACGTCAGCACCACCATGATTTACACGCATGTTTTGAACAGGGGCGGGAAGGGGGTCATCAGTCCCGCAGATATCCTGGCGCCAAGGCAGCGATAG
- a CDS encoding TRAP transporter TatT component family protein, whose translation MPRIFASAKNRVVVGVGIVLLASTGCIPMKQTRVAAVALTVEDVARAASKQSSPTIVKQGTPAYLMLMDGLIEAYPKNKDLLTAGCQGYATYAGSFLTDEEKKEAEALYDKAKHYGFRALSHRGDFAGAASGNIQEFDRFLQKYDKRDVPELFWTANAWAGWIGMNISSVEAMADLPALEAVMKRLLELDESYYHGGPHLLMGIYLAAKPAALGGNLPEAKEHFQKAFALGSDKTLMAKVLYAQYYALGARDRDLFVNTLKEVLAASPGEIPNLTLSNVMAQEKAEKLLARTEEYFEEQP comes from the coding sequence ATGCCGCGGATATTTGCTTCAGCGAAGAATCGTGTTGTGGTTGGTGTGGGAATCGTGCTCTTGGCTTCAACCGGATGTATTCCCATGAAACAGACCAGGGTGGCTGCCGTCGCTCTCACTGTTGAGGATGTCGCCAGGGCGGCTTCCAAACAATCCAGCCCGACCATTGTCAAGCAGGGAACGCCGGCCTATCTCATGCTCATGGATGGTCTCATCGAAGCCTACCCGAAGAACAAAGACCTTCTCACCGCAGGCTGTCAGGGGTATGCTACCTACGCTGGCTCGTTTCTGACAGATGAGGAAAAAAAAGAAGCGGAAGCGCTCTACGACAAAGCAAAGCATTATGGATTTCGAGCCCTTTCCCATCGCGGGGATTTTGCCGGGGCGGCCTCGGGCAATATTCAGGAATTCGATCGGTTCCTGCAAAAGTACGATAAGAGGGATGTCCCCGAACTCTTTTGGACGGCCAATGCCTGGGCTGGATGGATCGGTATGAATATCAGCAGTGTTGAAGCCATGGCGGATCTCCCGGCGCTGGAAGCTGTCATGAAACGCCTTCTGGAACTGGATGAATCTTACTACCACGGAGGGCCTCACCTTTTGATGGGAATTTATCTGGCTGCAAAACCCGCCGCTCTTGGGGGGAATCTTCCTGAGGCCAAAGAACATTTTCAGAAAGCCTTTGCGTTGGGAAGCGACAAGACTTTGATGGCAAAGGTTCTCTATGCGCAGTACTATGCGCTGGGAGCCAGAGACCGTGATCTTTTCGTGAACACTTTGAAGGAAGTATTGGCTGCTTCCCCCGGTGAAATACCGAACCTGACGTTGAGCAATGTGATGGCCCAGGAAAAAGCCGAGAAGCTTCTGGCCAGGACGGAGGAATATTTTGAAGAACAACCGTGA